The segment GTTTTTGGACTGGGTTGCGCAGCATTTTGAAAAGGGCGGCATAAAATATCCGGTGTTTATCTGCTCGGATGACTTTCTGGTGTGCTTTTCAATGAACCGCTCGTTTCTTTCCAATTATTTTCTGTTCAATCTGGTGGATCAGGGCCTGCTGGAACGGATCACAGATAAGCACAGCCAGTACCTGCTGGCAAAACAGGCAGGGATATCACAGCCTGAAACCCGGATTGTCACCCATCAGGATGACCTTGGTACCATCGATCTGAACGATATGCGGTTTCCGGTTTTCATCAAAGGGCTGGAGGTCAATTCATGGCGGGAAAAAATCAGCGGGACCGTCAAGGGATTTGCTGCGGCATCTTTGGATGAACTGCATCGCAGGGCACGGGATATCCTGAAACAGGATGTTCCCATTGTCATCCAGGAGATCATCCAGGGGCCGGACACCAGTCATTTTAAATACAATGTCTATGTCGGGCTTGACGGGCAGATAAAGGCGGAATTTACCCTGAGAAAAATCCGGCAGAATCCCATCCATTTCGGGGTGGGCGCGGTGGTTGAAAGTATCCATGATCCTGATCTGGTGGCCCAGGGCAGAAAGCTGTTCAAAGGCATCGGCTTCGCCGGGATCGGCTCGGCTGAATTTAAACGGGATGAACAGGATGGCCAACTCAAACTCATAGAGATCAACCCCCGGTACTGGCAGCAGAATTATCTGGCCACGGCCTGCGGCATGAATTTTCCCCATATTAATTATTGCGATCTGACCGGGATGCCCATGACGACCTCCCCGGAGTTCAAAGCCGGCATCAAATGGGTGAACCGGTATATGGACGTGGATTCATTTTTGAAATACCGCAAGGAAGGCAGTTTGACCTTTTCGGCCTGGCGGCGGTCTTTGAAAGGCAAAAAAACATATGCGGATTTCACCTGGGATGATCCGATCCCGGTTTTGTATGAAATTGGGTTCGGCGCAAAACTGATCAGAGCGCCCTGGTTTTTCTGGAAAAGAATATGCAGATAAAAAATGCTCTGGTGACAGGTGTTTCAAAGGGGTTGGGCAAAGAATTGTGTCTGATTCTCAACAGCCTTGGATATAAAGTGCATGGTATATCAAGGACAGATCAGGCATTGCTGGATAAAGCCCTCGTGGCTTCGCTGAGCACCTATCATCAGATTGATCTGGGCGACAAAACAGGTGTTGAACAATTTATAAATCAAAACAGCACTATTTTTGATTTGCTGATCATCAATGCCGCAGAACGAACATTTAAAAATTTTTCCGATTTTCAGGGGAATGAAATCGAATCCCTGATCAATAATTCATTTACCCATCAGTTGATCCTGCTCAATCATGTGTTAAAAACCATGATTCAAAAAAACAGAGGCCATATCATTATTATTTCATCCAAATCCGGCATTAAAGGCTACAGCACCGGGTCCCTGTATTGTGCCATCAAGGCGGCATGGATTTCAATTCATGAGTCGATTTCAAGGGAATTGAAACATACCGGTATAAAACTGGTAACTGTCATCCCTGATTCTTTTGCAGACACAAGTGGAAATAAGTCATCTTTTTTTAATAAAAATGTCCAGAATATTCAAAAAATAATAGTGAATCTCGAAACGGACCAAAAAAGCCGGATCGTATTCAGTTTAACGCTGAAAACCCGGTTCAAGCTGTTTTTAGAGTATTGTCGAAAGGCGGTTTTTGTATGATTTTTGATTTGTTTTTTGAATATTCGTTTAAAAATGGTCATTCAGAGCCCTTAAATGAAATCACTTTTAAGCGAGAAGCGCGTTACGCAGGTATCAAAGGGGTTGAAAATTGCATCCGATTCACGAATGGGTATTGCGTTACGATGAACCGAAGGCAGTTCCAGGATTCTTTTTTCCGGCAGGGAGATCACTTTCTCTGGATATTTGGGTATGTTTATTCAAACAAAAAATATGAAGCAAAAACAGGAAATCCGGTTGGGCTTCTGAATGCAGAAAATCTGTTTAACCTGAAAAATCAATACCCGGAGCAATGGCAGTATTTTGTCAAAGGCTCTTATGTGATTGTGCTTTTTGACGAAAGCGAAAAACAGGTCCGCACTTATACCGATTTCTTGAATGTCTTGCCGCTGTACTATGCCTTTGACGGCAGCCGGCTGATCATCTCTTCCAATACCGCCATGATGCTCAAGCGGTCGTGGATCGACAGGACCCCGGACAAGCTGGCCCTGACCATGCAGCATTTATTCGATTACATGCTTGGAGAGCATTATTTTATCAAGGGCATCAGACGGATGGAAAATGCGCGTTGTTATCATTTCGGGCCGGACGGCATGGATCGAAGGGTTTTATGGGATGTTGAAAACCTCAAACATGACAAACTGCTTCCCAGGAAGAAATCTCTGGAATTGCTGGGGGAACAGCTTAAGGAAAATGTGAATGTATACGCGCGATTTGCAGATCCTTTGCTGGTTTCATTGACCGGCGGGTTTGACGGGCGGACCAATGTTGCCATGCTGGAGCGAAGTCCGGATACATTTAAGTGTTATTCATATGGAATGCCGGGCAGCAAACAGATCAGAGTCCCCCAAAAAGTGGCAGAGCGTTTAAATCTGACCTATGAGCCGATTTATCTGGATGACATGTTTATAGAGCAATATGACGAATTAAGCGCGCAAGCCTCGTATTTCAGCAACGGGACAGCCCCGGTCGGTTTTGCTGACAAACCGTTTGCCTATTCCAGGCTGAATCAATACTCAGACACGATTATCACCGGTCTGTTCGGCAGTGAAGTACTCAGGCCCCTTCACAACAATAAAATTCAGGTGAATGACCAATCCTTTGCCATTTTTCTGGAACCGGATTTAAAGGATGGCATTAAAAAAGCCGTCAATAATCTGGAAGGGTTTACATTTTCAGATTTCAATCTGCACGATTATGAAGAAGAATTATACTTTTACTTAAAAGAGAATTTTTTTGATAAATATGAAAATTATGATCCTGTAACCCGTTTTTTCTTTTTCATTATCCAGGAAGGTCTTCGTAAGTATTTCAGCCAGGAGATCAGTATTGAAAGGGTGTATCTGACCACTAAATTTCCCTATTTTGATATGGATGTGGTGGAATTGATCTATCAGACCACTTGGGCCGGCATGTATAATGGTTTTCTGGGTGAAAGTAAATTCAAACGCCGCAAAGGGCAATTACTCTATGCACATATCATGAAAAAATATTGTCCGGAGATAATGAATATTGAAATGGATCGCGGTTACACACCGGGCGCGCTCTTATATCCCTTTCCTTTGAACTATCTTGTGATTGCATGGGGTGTTGTAAAAGCCAAGAAATATATGAAAAATGCCGGCGGCAACGACACCTTTAAAACCGAGATCTGGGCTAAGAACATTCTGGGTCAGATCGCCAATTTTCCGGACAACTTTGCCGGCATCAACCTCAATGGCAAGATGCTGAATGAATCGTTAAAAATGGAACAAGCCGGAAGATATTTGACATACCGGCATATGTCTGCAATAAAACAGTTTTTTCATATGGTTGAAGAATGAAACGAAGAGTGCTCCATTTTGTTAGAAAAAAATCTCAATTAAAGGCATCTTTTATCCAGAATCAGATTGTGAATCATATCGACTTCGAATCAATTGTGATTTTTCGTCAGGGCATACCCAAAGGGGCCTATGACGGCGGATTTGCAGAAGAAATAGCCTCTGATATCAAAATGATTGATTTAGGGGATGATGAAAACTTTTTTGAAAAAAAACTTTTCCGCTTTGGTAAGCAGCTTAGTTTTCGGCAGTGTGAAAAATTAAGAAGGATGGTTCGGGAAATCCAGCCGGATATCATGCATTTTCATTATGGCACGGATGCCGGCATTTATTTAAAAGCACTCAAGGGCTTTGATATTCCCAAGGTTGTTTCTTTTTATGGGTATGATTGTTTTTCTTTTCCAAGAAAGTATTTTGGTGCCGGAAGACTGTATTTGAAAAAAAAAAGTATTTGAAAATATTTCCGTTGCTTTGGCAATGTCTCCTGAAATGAAACAGGATTTATTGAATCTTGGTTGCCTCCCAGCTAAAATTGCGGTTCATTACCATGGGGTGCCTGGGAATTTAATACATATTCAAAAAACAGACACCACCCAAAAACTTTGCACCATTTTGATGCTTTCTTATTTAGATCCGGTTAAAGGGCATCTCTTTGCTCTGAAAGCACTGAAAGCAATAGCCAAACAAGGGGTTTCTGAATTCAAATTGAGGATCGTTGGCGCCGGTCATTATGAAAAACAGATCAAACAATTTGTTTCTGCGCATCAATTAAATCCTTATGTTGATTTTGTTGGACCAGTCAAATACTTGTCGCCAGCGTATTTTCAAGAGTTCAGCAACGCAGATATATTTTTGCATCCATCGGTAAAGACCAAAGATGATAAAGAAGGTATACCAGGGTCGCTTGTGGAGGCCATGTTCGCCGGTTTGCCGGTAATCTCGACAATTCATGGCGGGATACCCTTTGTTATTCAAGACAAAAAGACCGGTTTGCTGGTTGAGGAGTGGGATGTTGAAAATCTTGCTTGTGCAATAAAAGCTTTGATGGACAATCGTTGGCTAAGAAATCAAATAGGGAATCAGGCACGTAAATACGCTGAATCCAATCTTGATTTGAAAATCAGGGAATTGGCCCTTGAAAAAATATATAATGAGCTTATTGGCAATTAATCAAGTACGGCATTTGTGGCAGATAGTTAGGAGATCAAAAAATTTTGAAAAATGAGTATATGCAAAACGATCACCCCTTCTTAAAAGATGATTTTATTAAAAAATATATCAAACAGGATATTGATGGTCAGTTGTATTCAGTTGAAGCGTCTTTAGAGTCATTAATTCCCTGGATCGACTATGTTACTGATATTCAAAATAATAAAATACTTGTTTTTGGTACAGGGGGTGGAGGGACAGCAGTCGCATGTGCGCTAAAGGTTGGAAATGGAAAAGTTTATGGCATAGATATTAACTCATGGGCAGTTGATACAACGAAAGAAAGATCCCGGCTTTACGGTACTTCAGACAAATTGATTTTAAAGTGTGTGGATGATTCATATCCCCTCCCTTTTCCTGATGAATACTTTGATATTGTTATTATGGCTGATGTTATTGAGCATATTATTGAAGACAGAGTGAAATATGTTCAAGAGTGTTTTACGAAATTGAAGAAGGATGGCTATTTTATTATTACGGGGACTCCTAATCTCTTTTATCCCAAAGATCGACATACCACAGGACTATATTTTATTCCCTGGTTACCAAGTAAAATTGCATATCATTATTCTGTGTTCAGAAAAAAATGGCAAAAAGGTAAAAATCTGGATTATGCCGGAAGGAAAGGAACAACATACTTTCATATAATGAAATGGTTGAAACCTTTTTCATATGTTGTACTGAATGTAGAGATGAAAAATTTCACATCGCAATATTTAATAAATCATCATCGAATAAACTCTTTTAAAAGAAAACTGTTTTTCAAACCTTATTTGGCTTTGGAGTTCTTGCTGCAACGCTTTTTAAAGTTGCCGATAACAGCTTTTATGCCATATCTTAATCACTTGTTTATTCAGAAAAAATAATATGTGCGGAATCTGTGGAATAATTTCCTTTGATCATCAAGCTGTCAAAGAGGTATCGATCCGCAACATGATGGCCATCCAAAAGCATCGCGGGCCGGATGATGAGGGGCTTTTTCTTGAGGATAATGTGGGATTGGGATTTGTCAGATTAAGCATTATCGATCTGAGCGAAGCCGGGCATCAACCCATGTTTTCAAGGGATGAACGGTATGTGGTTGTGTTCAACGGCGAGATTTTCAACTATATTGAATTGCGGGATGAACTCAAACGCCTGGGGCATCGATTTGACACCAATACCGACACAGAGGTGCTGCTGGGAGCGTATCAGCAATGGGGTGAAACCTGTTTGAATCGTTTCAACGGCATGTGGGCATTTGTGATCTATGACCGTTGGGAAAAGAAAATATTTGCCTCCCGGGACAGATACGGCATCAAGCCGTTTTATTATTACAAGAATGACCGGTTTTTTGCCTTTGCCTCTGAAATACCGCCGCTTTTGAGCCTGCTGCCGGGAAAACCCACGCCGGACAATCAGAGCATATTTGACTATCTGGTATTCAACCGGACAGATCAGACGCAATGCACTTTTTTCAATGAGATAAAAAAATTGCAGCATGGCCATGCGGTTAAATTGGATCTCGATACAGAAAATGGTTTTTCAAATTCTGCAATTGAAAAATGGTATGATTTAAAAGCCCGGGTGGCTGAGTCCAGAGGATTTGCCGGGCCGGAGGAATTCCGGGAGTTGTTCAGTTCCGCTGTGGGGTTGCGGCTTCGAAGTGATGTGCCTGTGGGGGTATGTCTGAGCGGCGGTCTGGATTCTTCCAGCATTGTTTCCGTGCTGCTCGATGATTTTCAAAAAAAAGATCTGCATACGTTTTCAGCGGTTTACAGGAAAGGCCAGTATGGGGATGAAACAGAGTTTATTCATGAATACAGGCCATTGCTTGAAAACATGTATTTCACCACGCCTGATGCACAAAGCCTTGAAAAAGATCTTGACACCTTTGTTCAGGCCCATGCAGAACCGATTCCGGCGACCGGTCCCTATGCCCAGTTCAAGGTGATGAAGCTGGCCAAAGACCATGTGGTGGTGACGCTGGACGGCCAGGGGGCTGATGAGGAACTGGCAGGATACCATTATTTTTTTGGAAATTTTTTCAAGGACCTGCTGGTCACAGGCAGATGGGGGGCACTTTCAAGGGAACTTTTTTTTTACCTGAGCAGGCACCGCAGTCTGTATGGGTTGAAAACATTTATTTATTTTCTTTTGCCCAAAAAAATTCGGGCATCTTTGCGGACCAGTGAGAAAGGGTATATCACCCCGGATTTTGTCCATGCCCATCAGGATAAAAACACGATTGCAGGGGACCTTTACGAGGCAGCGAGCCTGAATGAGGCATTGCTGAACCATTTTGAATACAAGCTTGAACATTTGCTGAAATGGGAGGACCGCAATTCCATGTGGTTTTCCCTGGAAGCCAGGGTGCCGTTTCTGGATTACCGGCTGGTGGAACGGATTCTGGCGACACAAAACAACTGGATTATCAGAAATGGAGACACCAAGTATATCCTGCGTGAGGCCATGAAAAACATACTTCCGGCCAGGATCCAGGCCCGGAGAGATAAAACCGGATTTGACACACCCCAGGATGAATGGTTCAGAACCAGGCAGTGGCAGGAAATTATAAATGATATCCTTTTAAGCAATCGTTTCAGGCAGAGAAATATCATCGACGCTGATATGGCGGTAAAAAAATACGAACAGCACCTTGAAGGAAAAATGAACATTTCCAAGGAAATCTGGAAGTGGGTGCATCTGGAGTTGTGGTTCAGGAGGTTTATTGATTAACACGCTGACAGACTTATCGAAAATAGATCTGAATCAACTGGAGACGTTTGTCCACCATCATCCCCATGGCAATTTTTTTCAATCCATCAAAGCATTTCGTTTTTTCCAGGCGATAAACGTTTATGAGCCCATCTTGATTGTGGCTGTGGAAGGCGAAGAGATTGTCGGCAGCCTGTTGTCTGTAGTGATGAAAGAAGGTGGGGGATTAAAAGGCTATTTTTCCAGGCGGTGCATTGTCTGGGGCGGGCCGTTGGTTAAAAATGAGCGTTCGGAAGTTTATTCAGAGTTATTGGATAAGTTTCATGAAGTGGGTGGAAAAAAAGCCATTTATTCCCAGTTCCGCAATTTTTTTGATTTGGCTGATGTCAGGATGCAGTTTGACAACCTGGGCTGGCAGTTTGAAGAACATCTGAACATCATGATCGATCTGTCCAAGACCGAAGAAATCCTCTGGAAAGAAGTGCATTCCAAGAGAAGAAATGAAATCAGGCGGGCGGAAAAAGAAGGCACAAGTGTCAGAGTGCTAGAAAACAAGGATGAGTTTGAAACGACGTATGACATTTTAACAGAGGTCTATGACAGGGCCAAACTGCCGCTGCCAGGAATGCAGTTTTTCAGAACGGCGTATGAGATCCTTGGCCCGGATCATTTTAAAATTTTTCTTGCGGTCAATGAGGAAAAAATTATCGGGACCATGTATGTGCTCTGCTTCAAAAATATTATGTATGACTGGTATGCCGGAAGTTATCAGGAATATTATAAAAAATATCCCAATGATCTGATTCCCTGGAAGGCGTTTTTATGGGGAAAGGAAAATGGGTTCAAGACATTTGATTTTGGCGGGGCCGGAAAGCCTGATGTGCCATATGGTGTCAGAGATTATAAAAAGAAATTTGGCGGGGAGTTCGTCAATTATGGCCGGTTCGAAAAGATTCATAAACCGATTCTTTTCCAGTTTGGAAAACTGGGATTGAAAGTCTGGCAAAAGCTGAAATGATGAAAATTCTGATCGATATCGGCCATCCGGCCCATGTGCACTATTACCGGAATCTGGCCGGGGAACTCCAGGAAAATGGATGCAAGGTTTTTTGGACAGTGAAAGATATTCCTGTGGCAAAAAGGCTGCTGGATCATTATGGGTTTCAATATACAGTGCTTCCCAAAAAAGCCGATGGCCTGATGGGCAAGGTGTTCAAACAACTCCAGTATGATGTCAAGCTGCTGAGATTGTGCATGCGGGAAAAAATTGACATCGCCATTGGTACGTCAGTGAGTGTGGCCCATGTTTCAAGGATATCCCGGGTCAAGTCCATTGTTTTTGATGATGACGATGACGATGTACAGCCCCTGGTGACCCGGTATGTCAACCCGTTTGCCGATGCACTGCTTTCACCGGATGCCTTGAAAGGCAAACGAAAACGGCAGGATACCATCTACTATCCAGGGTATCATGAGCTGGCGTATCTTCATCCCAGGCGGTTTGTGCCGGATTCCGGGGTTCTGGAGGAAGCCGGTTTAAGCCAGGATGAACCGTTTTTCATCATGCGGTTCAATGTGTTCAAGGCCCACCATGATGTGGGGATAAAAGGCCTGACCCTTGAACAGAAACTCAGCCTCATCGAGCTGCTCAAACCCCATGGAAAGATTTTTATTACCACGGAAAGGGGCATTGAACCGGAACTCCTGCAATATCAACTGAAAATCAGACCTGAAAAAATCCATTCTCTCATGGTGTTTGCCACCATGTTTTTAGGGGACAGCCAGACCATGACGTCTGAAGCGGCGGTTTTGGGGGTTCCCTCCCTGCGGTGCAACTCCTTTGCCGGCCGCATATCCTATCTTGAAGAAGAGGAGCATCGGTATGCCCTTACCTATGGGTTTAAGCCCTCGGATTTTGACAAGCTTGAACAAAAACTGAAGGAATTGC is part of the Desulfotignum phosphitoxidans DSM 13687 genome and harbors:
- a CDS encoding carboxylate--amine ligase, whose amino-acid sequence is MKRSCTVNESAAAVFSQFETGLGVARSLGRKGIKVLCVDFKKDIAWYSRYVTPLICPHPLKEMPAFLDWVAQHFEKGGIKYPVFICSDDFLVCFSMNRSFLSNYFLFNLVDQGLLERITDKHSQYLLAKQAGISQPETRIVTHQDDLGTIDLNDMRFPVFIKGLEVNSWREKISGTVKGFAAASLDELHRRARDILKQDVPIVIQEIIQGPDTSHFKYNVYVGLDGQIKAEFTLRKIRQNPIHFGVGAVVESIHDPDLVAQGRKLFKGIGFAGIGSAEFKRDEQDGQLKLIEINPRYWQQNYLATACGMNFPHINYCDLTGMPMTTSPEFKAGIKWVNRYMDVDSFLKYRKEGSLTFSAWRRSLKGKKTYADFTWDDPIPVLYEIGFGAKLIRAPWFFWKRICR
- a CDS encoding glycosyltransferase family 4 protein, whose protein sequence is MKQDLLNLGCLPAKIAVHYHGVPGNLIHIQKTDTTQKLCTILMLSYLDPVKGHLFALKALKAIAKQGVSEFKLRIVGAGHYEKQIKQFVSAHQLNPYVDFVGPVKYLSPAYFQEFSNADIFLHPSVKTKDDKEGIPGSLVEAMFAGLPVISTIHGGIPFVIQDKKTGLLVEEWDVENLACAIKALMDNRWLRNQIGNQARKYAESNLDLKIRELALEKIYNELIGN
- a CDS encoding asparagine synthetase B family protein — its product is MNRRQFQDSFFRQGDHFLWIFGYVYSNKKYEAKTGNPVGLLNAENLFNLKNQYPEQWQYFVKGSYVIVLFDESEKQVRTYTDFLNVLPLYYAFDGSRLIISSNTAMMLKRSWIDRTPDKLALTMQHLFDYMLGEHYFIKGIRRMENARCYHFGPDGMDRRVLWDVENLKHDKLLPRKKSLELLGEQLKENVNVYARFADPLLVSLTGGFDGRTNVAMLERSPDTFKCYSYGMPGSKQIRVPQKVAERLNLTYEPIYLDDMFIEQYDELSAQASYFSNGTAPVGFADKPFAYSRLNQYSDTIITGLFGSEVLRPLHNNKIQVNDQSFAIFLEPDLKDGIKKAVNNLEGFTFSDFNLHDYEEELYFYLKENFFDKYENYDPVTRFFFFIIQEGLRKYFSQEISIERVYLTTKFPYFDMDVVELIYQTTWAGMYNGFLGESKFKRRKGQLLYAHIMKKYCPEIMNIEMDRGYTPGALLYPFPLNYLVIAWGVVKAKKYMKNAGGNDTFKTEIWAKNILGQIANFPDNFAGINLNGKMLNESLKMEQAGRYLTYRHMSAIKQFFHMVEE
- a CDS encoding class I SAM-dependent methyltransferase — translated: MKNEYMQNDHPFLKDDFIKKYIKQDIDGQLYSVEASLESLIPWIDYVTDIQNNKILVFGTGGGGTAVACALKVGNGKVYGIDINSWAVDTTKERSRLYGTSDKLILKCVDDSYPLPFPDEYFDIVIMADVIEHIIEDRVKYVQECFTKLKKDGYFIITGTPNLFYPKDRHTTGLYFIPWLPSKIAYHYSVFRKKWQKGKNLDYAGRKGTTYFHIMKWLKPFSYVVLNVEMKNFTSQYLINHHRINSFKRKLFFKPYLALEFLLQRFLKLPITAFMPYLNHLFIQKK
- a CDS encoding SDR family oxidoreductase; this translates as MQIKNALVTGVSKGLGKELCLILNSLGYKVHGISRTDQALLDKALVASLSTYHQIDLGDKTGVEQFINQNSTIFDLLIINAAERTFKNFSDFQGNEIESLINNSFTHQLILLNHVLKTMIQKNRGHIIIISSKSGIKGYSTGSLYCAIKAAWISIHESISRELKHTGIKLVTVIPDSFADTSGNKSSFFNKNVQNIQKIIVNLETDQKSRIVFSLTLKTRFKLFLEYCRKAVFV
- the asnB gene encoding asparagine synthase (glutamine-hydrolyzing), with the translated sequence MCGICGIISFDHQAVKEVSIRNMMAIQKHRGPDDEGLFLEDNVGLGFVRLSIIDLSEAGHQPMFSRDERYVVVFNGEIFNYIELRDELKRLGHRFDTNTDTEVLLGAYQQWGETCLNRFNGMWAFVIYDRWEKKIFASRDRYGIKPFYYYKNDRFFAFASEIPPLLSLLPGKPTPDNQSIFDYLVFNRTDQTQCTFFNEIKKLQHGHAVKLDLDTENGFSNSAIEKWYDLKARVAESRGFAGPEEFRELFSSAVGLRLRSDVPVGVCLSGGLDSSSIVSVLLDDFQKKDLHTFSAVYRKGQYGDETEFIHEYRPLLENMYFTTPDAQSLEKDLDTFVQAHAEPIPATGPYAQFKVMKLAKDHVVVTLDGQGADEELAGYHYFFGNFFKDLLVTGRWGALSRELFFYLSRHRSLYGLKTFIYFLLPKKIRASLRTSEKGYITPDFVHAHQDKNTIAGDLYEAASLNEALLNHFEYKLEHLLKWEDRNSMWFSLEARVPFLDYRLVERILATQNNWIIRNGDTKYILREAMKNILPARIQARRDKTGFDTPQDEWFRTRQWQEIINDILLSNRFRQRNIIDADMAVKKYEQHLEGKMNISKEIWKWVHLELWFRRFID
- a CDS encoding lipid II:glycine glycyltransferase FemX, with product MINTLTDLSKIDLNQLETFVHHHPHGNFFQSIKAFRFFQAINVYEPILIVAVEGEEIVGSLLSVVMKEGGGLKGYFSRRCIVWGGPLVKNERSEVYSELLDKFHEVGGKKAIYSQFRNFFDLADVRMQFDNLGWQFEEHLNIMIDLSKTEEILWKEVHSKRRNEIRRAEKEGTSVRVLENKDEFETTYDILTEVYDRAKLPLPGMQFFRTAYEILGPDHFKIFLAVNEEKIIGTMYVLCFKNIMYDWYAGSYQEYYKKYPNDLIPWKAFLWGKENGFKTFDFGGAGKPDVPYGVRDYKKKFGGEFVNYGRFEKIHKPILFQFGKLGLKVWQKLK
- a CDS encoding DUF354 domain-containing protein; translated protein: MMKILIDIGHPAHVHYYRNLAGELQENGCKVFWTVKDIPVAKRLLDHYGFQYTVLPKKADGLMGKVFKQLQYDVKLLRLCMREKIDIAIGTSVSVAHVSRISRVKSIVFDDDDDDVQPLVTRYVNPFADALLSPDALKGKRKRQDTIYYPGYHELAYLHPRRFVPDSGVLEEAGLSQDEPFFIMRFNVFKAHHDVGIKGLTLEQKLSLIELLKPHGKIFITTERGIEPELLQYQLKIRPEKIHSLMVFATMFLGDSQTMTSEAAVLGVPSLRCNSFAGRISYLEEEEHRYALTYGFKPSDFDKLEQKLKELLAVPDLRSVWQEKRKKMLSEAIDVTAFWCWFIQNYPESVDTLTHDPEYKNRFR
- a CDS encoding glycosyltransferase translates to MKRRVLHFVRKKSQLKASFIQNQIVNHIDFESIVIFRQGIPKGAYDGGFAEEIASDIKMIDLGDDENFFEKKLFRFGKQLSFRQCEKLRRMVREIQPDIMHFHYGTDAGIYLKALKGFDIPKVVSFYGYDCFSFPRKYFGAGRLYLKKKSI